ACCCTCTGCTCCAGCCTCTGCAGCCTGGAGATGGTGTCCCCCTCCGAACTCACTGCCAAACTGCTGGGCTCCCTGGGGGGTGAGCTGCCCCCCCCGAGCAGCCAAAGTGCCTTGCGGGGTCTGGTATGGCCCCGCTGCCAGGACTCGCTGTCCCCCATGCCCTATGCTGAGGCCTGCCTCTCGCCTGCCGAGGACGAGGTGGTGCTGAGCAAGGACTTCGCGCTCCGCCGCAAAATCTCCGACGTTGCCTCCTCCGGGGTGGTGTCactggaggaggaagatgaggaggaggaggaggaggaggaggaggatgaggctGAAGAGCCGTGATGTCCCGCAGGGACCCTGCCTCTCCCCAGCACCATGCCCCCCAGGACTGACGGGACCTGaagctgtggggctggctgtCCGCATGCATCCCCTCGCCACCCCTCTTTGGGCACTGAGCCCCCCACCCTGTTGGCACAGCTGAACCTTTCTGGGCTAAGCCCACAGTGCCCCAACTCTGGaccagggctgggggtgggagaTGGGGCACGGAGGCTTTTCTCCTTGCTCCCCGATGAATTTTATACTGTGAACTGCTGCCTTGGGACACGGGGTTCAGGAGGGGGCCAGGGGGGTGCTGATGTGCCACGGTGATGGAGGTTTCTATGCTTTTGTATGCATGTGGGGGCTGACAtggggaggctgtgggtggGAGTGGGGCGGGCATGACACCCCTCCTGCTGGGGGACTCCCAACCAGCCCCATGGTGGGGGCCCCCCGGGTCTGCTGCGGGCCAACCTGGGGTGTGTGACAGGTCCCACGACTGACGTCCCTGTCCCCAAGTTGCTCACCCCTAGCAGGGAACCAAGTGCCTACATGGAGGTGATCACCCCCCCTCGTTGTATCTGGAGGGGTGACACCCCAGTACAGGACCCCCAGCTGTCCGGGCACACCGTTTGGGGGAAGGAATGCCAATTTTCATTGACGCTTGCCCTCCCTTCCTGCATGGCACGTGTTCTTGTGGGGCTGCTTGCCCACTGCATGCCACcccttgccccccccccccatccctgcaccccCCCATGCCCTTTGCTCCCACACTGCCACATGCCCCCAACTCTGCCCTGTGCCACCCCGTTCCTGTCGTGGGGCCCCCACCTCTGCATGACCAAGCTGCCAGGGGGGGCCTGATGCCATGGTAAGGGGCTCCCTGCCCCCTGACCCCCGTGCAACCACCGCATATGGGGACATcggccacccagagcaggacCCAGGGATCCTGGCCCCAAAAcccacagtgggatggggagaaAGGGGTGTTTGTGTGCATGCACCGCTGAGGGGGTATGTGCACATGGGTACATCCGCATGGGGTGCCGGGATCTGCCCCGTGCCGGGGTGCCCCTGCCCCTGCCTCCATCCCACCTGCCCTCCAATAAAATCAGTGGTGTGAGCGCTGCACAGCTGCGTCTCCTTGCAGGAGAGGGGCCCTGGTGGGGTGGCAGGACGGCGGTGACAGCAGCGTCCCCTGCATGTCCCCCCATAGGGTGATAGAGAGGCCCCGGCCGTTATCTCGCATTCCTGGCCGGGCTACCGGGCTAATTATGGGCATGTGGCAGCAGACACCCGGCCATCCCCCTGCCCTGTGCGGGGTACTGGGGACAGGTTGGGCGGTGGCAGTGGCATGGTGACATGGCATCGCTCAGCTCGGCTGCTACGTACCGTGCTGAGCGCATCAGCACCTACAGCCAGGGGCTGGGTGCCGGCGAGCCCCACTTCGAGGGGGAGAGGTACCACTACGACACCTTCGGGTACCCAGgtatggggggtgtggggtgggggaccccaaaatgcaGCCTGCTGCCCGCTGCCCAGGCACTGCCAACCTGAGTGCCCCATGGACCATCCTGCACCTCTCCTCCTGTCCCTCTCCCCAGTCGAGTACCTTCAAGGGCTCCCCAGGGTCGCCAGGCTCATGGTGCCCCCTGTTCTTCCCTCCCTAAACTTTACAgagcctcccagtgcccccagacACCCCCATGTCTCTTTCTCCCTCAACCCCAATCTTCCTGGGTGCCCTTACGTCCCCCAACCCCTGTGCACCCAGATCCTCAAGGTGACCCAGATGCTCCCATTCCCCCTTCCAGAGCTCTCACAGTAACACCCACCGCCCCCGCCTTCTTTCCCCAGACTTTTCTGGCCATCCCCTATGCGTCCCCCTGTCCTCAGGCCACCCCATACTCCCTCCCCATACCCCACTTCTCGCTGAAGCCCCCCACAATGATCTCAGCCCCCACTTCCCCCTCACCTCCCCCACCCCCTGACCCGCATGTTGTGCTCCACACCCCTATTCCTGATCCCTGCAGGTTCCCCGGGCTCCGTGTGCCCCTACACCCTGGGCACATGGGTGCGGGTGCAGGGTGACACCTACCAGGTGGTGGCCGACGTCAGCCAGTTCGATCCCCCCGACATCGTGGTGACCACCACCAACGGCCACGTTGCCATCTGGGCTGAGAAGGTGAGgatcccctcctccctccctaaATACAGTCACTTGTACTGGGCTAACTGggaagcagcctgctgcccgcTCACCACGCGTGACCATTTTATGCCACTGTGCCATGCAGGTGGCAGAGGACGGCACAGTGTGCGACACTTTCACCCACCAGTGCCGGCTGCCCGAGGACACGGACCCACTGTCAGTGAGCTGTGCCCTGACCGATGCTGGCACGCTGGTCATcaccgcccggcgccgcgctGGTGCCCGTCCCGGTGAGATGCCGCAGCCGCTGTACCGCAGTGAGGCAACGCTGGGTGCGGGGACAGCACGGGGACAGTAATGGTGACTGTGCCATGGGGCTCGGTGCCCCCTGCCCACCTCCGTGCCCAGGCAAGGTGGCTGTTTATAAAGtcctttaattaaattaatataaaaatctCTGTATTTACACAGTGGAGGGGTTGCGGGGCCCCCATTCCTGGCACCGAGGCACTGGGGAGGGGGCGACGATCACTCCCGTCCCCGTGTCCCTCGACCCAATGTCTTTCTGCCCCACGCTTGGGGACACTGGGGTGCCCActgggggctgtggctgtgctggggggcaACGGGGCCGGGAGGGGTAGAGGTAGCAACAGGGGGAGCCCCGGGGCGTGGGCAGGTTGGGGGGGCACCTGGCCACCCCATGGCACTGAAAGGAGGATGCCTATGTCCCCCATAGGATGCCCCCGCAGCACCCCCGACGCAGGGTAGGGGTCTGGCGTCACCGTCACTTGCTGGTGTCCCCGTCATCAGGGCCGGCCTCGCGGGGCATGGAGTGGTGCTGGTGGCGGTCCCAGAGCTGGCGCAGGTCGGTGGTGTCCAGCTCACCTGCACTGGTGCTGCTGCGGCGGAAGCTGGCGAGCGGTGGCAACACCTTCACCCCCTTGGCAGTCAGTGAGCCCTCGATGGCTTTGCGCAGCTGTAGGCACCCCAGTGTCATCAGTGGGCCAATGGGGTGTCCCTGTCCCCGTGCCCTGCcccccatcctcacctccttGAGGGACACCATGCCCACCAGGCGCCCGATGCTGGTGACGTACGCGTGGTCCAGGCCCAGTAGTGAGAAGATGGTGTGGGTCTGTAGGAAAACGGGGGGCTCGGTGGGGTACGCGGTGGGgaattggggtggggggacgcAGCAGGGGCCCACCTTGTGCAGCGAGGTGCGCTCCACCAGCTGGAATGGTGCGGGGTCAAtctgggcactgctgaagtCCACattctgctccagctgctgctcctcccagtccaggatctggggcacagggagcACGCTATGGGACTCAGCCCCACGGCACGGCCCCACAGGCAGTCCCCCGGCCTGGGCTCACCTCTGCCGGCGTCATCCTGTCCCCCAGGTCCAGGTCCTCCTGTGGGAGAGGCGGGGTGACACCGTGCCAGGCATGCACAATGGGGTTATGTGGGACAATGTGATTGGGCACGCCCAGCTTGTGATTGGTGGAGAGAATGCAGCCTGGGTCGTGATTGGTGGAGGGAAGTGGGGGAAATTCCATTGCTGCGATTGGCTGAGAGGATCCATGCTACCATTGGCCAAGCAGATTTGGGATTGAAAGTTCCCGCGCCCTGATTGGCCAAGCAGAAATCGGGACGCATCTGAGATTGTCTATGCAGGCACAGGCCAAACGTGGTTGGCCAAATGAAATCGTGCCAGGCCATGATTGGTTGAGAGGATTCAGGCTGGCATCCAATTGGCTGAGAGCAGCTTTGCCCAGGCTGCCATTGGCTGCAGCTTACCGTGACGGAAATGCGGACGTGCTTGGCCTTGCGAGGGGCCTGGCCCTGCGCCTGGCACCATGCGGGAGAGATGGTGTTAGGGGGCATGGCATGGAGGGGGGCCGGGCTGGGACAAgcagagatgggatgggatgggatgggatgggatgggatgggatgggaaggggcaAATAGGGATGGAATGGGGTGGGTCAAgtagggatgggatggagtgggatgggatgggatgggaagagTCAAGTAGgggtgagatgggatgggatgggcagGGACAAATAGACAGGCAGGGTCAACTGGGGATGAGATTGGGACAGAAAGGGTCAAgtagggatgggatgggatgggatgggaatgagATGGAAAGGGTCAAATATGGATGGAAAGGGACAGGCAGGGTCAGGCAGGGGAGAGAGATGGTGGGCAGGATGGGAAGGGTCAGGTAGGGAGAGGAAGGGCCAATGAAGGATGGagagggatgggaagggacGGAGTAGTGagggacaggcagggacaggTGCTCACCTCAgcaggctctgcagcactgttgGCACAGAAGAGGCTCTTGAGGGCGATGCTGGAGCTGTCGGTGGCACcggctgcaggaagcagaggggTCAGCATGGGGTGGGGGCCTCCcaagggggttatggggtgctgACTCACCCGGGGAGCCATCAGTAGGGACGCTGGGCACACGCTTCAGTGCCGGCTTTAGGGGCTTGCGGGATCCACTGCGCGCGGGAGTGAAGGAGGAAGCTTCAGTGCTGATCTGTGGGAGGGAAGGGACGGAGTCAGGGAGGCAAAGACGCGTTGATGGGGGGGTCCCGGGGCGGCCCCTCACCTGGAAGCAGACGCTGGCTTCGGAAAACCGGCGCCCGTCATCAGCGCTCGCCCACGCCTTCTGCCGCAGGGCCTGGAGCCGGCgctggggatggagctgctggcCCAGCAGGGCCCCCACCTGTGCCCTCTCAATGGAACCCAGCAGGATCATGGACTCTGTGATCAAGAGGGGACACGTTGGCGGGGACAGCGCTGCAGGGACACTGGGGACACGATGGAGAAGCTCCCACGTGCCTCTTAcctgctgaatccaccagcgCCAAGCTCTTCATCTTGGTGGTCTGCAGCACATGCTGCAGGTCCCTGTACTTGCAATTGAGAGAGACGTATGGGACGTCCCGCACCATGATGTCCTCCACCCGCACGTTGTATTTCCTGCCCGGGGAAATGTCCTCAGCACGTTGCCACACACTGCTTGTGGTTGGGGATATGGGGACGCTCACTCGTggtgcccccagcccagctcagggaGGTAGGGCAGCTTCTTGATGCGGATGATGCTGTCGTAGAGGGAGGGTTGGAGGCTCTGGGCCACTGCGTTGGCCAGGATGACAGCGATCATGACAGGCAGGATGTGTGAGATTTGCCCCGTCAGCTCAAAGACGATGACGGCAGTGGACACGGTGTGGGTGACAGCACCCGACAGCGCAGCTgcccctgccagccccaggaGACATGGACAGCTGTGTCGGGGCCATGTCCCACACTCTTGGGGCATCCTTAGGGCAACCCCATTGATGGGGGTCACCCAGGGACCCCAGCGGCTCTCTGGGAGTGGGATGGGAAGGGTGCAGTGCTTACCCACCACGGCGTAGCCCCCTGGCACGATGCGGTAGGTGTTGCTGTCGGTGTGGATGCCATCAGGGAACCAGGCTGCCATGCTCTCCCCGACAAGCCGCCCAAAGGCTGCCCCTGCCCGCAGAGAGAGACTGTGGAGGCCATGGGCCTCTCGCAGGTCCCAACCCCATTCCTACACCTGTGCCATGTCCCTGCACCAGGGGACATCAGGTGACTCTGTCCCTCACCAATGACGAAGACCGGCATGAAAGCCCCgcagggcactgggatggtggtAGCCAGGGCTGACATCCAGAACTGCACGGGGGATATGAGCACATGTTAACTGCCATCCTCTTGGAGGCTGGCACTGGAGGAACAGGAAGCGGGCATGGcaccatgccatgggcaccctgccagcactccctggTGGCACCCCAGTGGCTCTCTGCCAAGATCTCCTTGACAGCGTGTTGGTGGCACCCAGCCACCACCTTGGTGGCCGCGGGAGCAGCCACCCACTGTCTCCCATGAGCACCTTGGTGGCTCCCATCCAACACCTGCCTGGTGGCACGTAGGAGTATGCACCCACCTTCATGAGGATGAAGACAACAAGGGTGATGAAGACGTTGGAGCGGGGATGTCGCCAGGCCTCCAGGATGCCAATGTACTCAAATTCATCACTGGGCTCCTGCTTGGCCCACGTCCGGTTGTCAAACAACGTCACCAGCGTGTCCTTCTGGGTGAGCTGGGGACAcatggggctgagctgggtACTGGTGGCCCAAGGGACCAATGCAAGGCCCCATGGCCAAACCATAGCTACCTGTCCAGCCATGAACTGCCCAAAGCCAGGTGGGAAGGTCAACGTGGAGATGAGAAGTGTCACcaaggcagggaacagcagGCGCCTGGCAGGGTGGCATGGAGGTGGTGACATTGGTGCAATCCCATCCCTGCCATCCCATAGAGGACAGTTGGTCCCATGATGACAGGGACCACTGGGCACCTACTTCTTCATCAAGAAGCGATTGATGGTCTTCTGTCGGCGCATGCACT
Above is a window of Gallus gallus isolate bGalGal1 chromosome 9, bGalGal1.mat.broiler.GRCg7b, whole genome shotgun sequence DNA encoding:
- the HSPB7L gene encoding heat shock protein beta-7 isoform X1, whose protein sequence is MASLSSAATYRAERISTYSQGLGAGEPHFEGERYHYDTFGYPGSPGSVCPYTLGTWVRVQGDTYQVVADVSQFDPPDIVVTTTNGHVAIWAEKVAEDGTVCDTFTHQCRLPEDTDPLSVSCALTDAGTLVITARRRAGARPGEMPQPLYRSEATLGAGTARGQ
- the CLCN2 gene encoding chloride channel protein 2 isoform X2; the protein is MASAESAEQRALQYEQTLMYGRYTQDLGTFAKDEAARLRLKQEHEDSGTPRPRRPSELLEYSQGRCAPCCGCAVRCQRFFIARVGEDWVFLILLGLVMALVSWAMDFAIATCLQAQKWMYGGLDTNVMLQYLAWVTYPTVLITFSAGFTQILAPQAVGSGIPEMKTILRGVVLKEYLTLKTFVAKVIGLTCALGSGMPLGKEGPFVHIASMCAALLSRFLSFFGGIYENEARNTEMLAAACAVGVGCCFAAPIGGVLFSIEVTSTFFAVRNYWRGFFAATFSAFIFRVLAVWIKDEETITALFKTRFRLDFPFDLQELPAFAVIGIASGFGGALFVYLNRKIVQCMRRQKTINRFLMKKRLLFPALVTLLISTLTFPPGFGQFMAGQLTQKDTLVTLFDNRTWAKQEPSDEFEYIGILEAWRHPRSNVFITLVVFILMKFWMSALATTIPVPCGAFMPVFVIGAAFGRLVGESMAAWFPDGIHTDSNTYRIVPGGYAVVGAAALSGAVTHTVSTAVIVFELTGQISHILPVMIAVILANAVAQSLQPSLYDSIIRIKKLPYLPELGWGHHEKYNVRVEDIMVRDVPYVSLNCKYRDLQHVLQTTKMKSLALVDSAESMILLGSIERAQVGALLGQQLHPQRRLQALRQKAWASADDGRRFSEASVCFQISTEASSFTPARSGSRKPLKPALKRVPSVPTDGSPAGATDSSSIALKSLFCANSAAEPAEEDLDLGDRMTPAEILDWEEQQLEQNVDFSSAQIDPAPFQLVERTSLHKTHTIFSLLGLDHAYVTSIGRLVGMVSLKELRKAIEGSLTAKGVKVLPPLASFRRSSTSAGELDTTDLRQLWDRHQHHSMPREAGPDDGDTSK
- the CLCN2 gene encoding chloride channel protein 2 isoform X4, giving the protein MPAAPEGEQPLCHGAALRPRSTGAKLCSCVPAEKAEPLPPGSEERGLGSHPGAGSAAMYGRYTQDLGTFAKDEAARLRLKQEHEDSGTPRPRRPSELLEYSQGRCAPCCGCAVRCQRFFIARVGEDWVFLILLGLVMALVSWAMDFAIATCLQAQKWMYGGLDTNVMLQYLAWVTYPTVLITFSAGFTQILAPQAVGSGIPEMKTILRGVVLKEYLTLKTFVAKVIGLTCALGSGMPLGKEGPFVHIASMCAALLSRFLSFFGGIYENEARNTEMLAAACAVGVGCCFAAPIGGVLFSIEVTSTFFAVRNYWRGFFAATFSAFIFRVLAVWIKDEETITALFKTRFRLDFPFDLQELPAFAVIGIASGFGGALFVYLNRKIVQCMRRQKTINRFLMKKRLLFPALVTLLISTLTFPPGFGQFMAGQLTQKDTLVTLFDNRTWAKQEPSDEFEYIGILEAWRHPRSNVFITLVVFILMKFWMSALATTIPVPCGAFMPVFVIGAAFGRLVGESMAAWFPDGIHTDSNTYRIVPGGYAVVGAAALSGAVTHTVSTAVIVFELTGQISHILPVMIAVILANAVAQSLQPSLYDSIIRIKKLPYLPELGWGHHEKYNVRVEDIMVRDVPYVSLNCKYRDLQHVLQTTKMKSLALVDSAESMILLGSIERAQVGALLGQQLHPQRRLQALRQKAWASADDGRRFSEASVCFQISTEASSFTPARSGSRKPLKPALKRVPSVPTDGSPAGATDSSSIALKSLFCANSAAEPAEAQGQAPRKAKHVRISVTEDLDLGDRMTPAEILDWEEQQLEQNVDFSSAQIDPAPFQLVERTSLHKTHTIFSLLGLDHAYVTSIGRLVGMVSLKELRKAIEGSLTAKGVKVLPPLASFRRSSTSAGELDTTDLRQLWDRHQHHSMPREAGPDDGDTSK
- the CLCN2 gene encoding chloride channel protein 2 isoform X1; translation: MASAESAEQRALQYEQTLMYGRYTQDLGTFAKDEAARLRLKQEHEDSGTPRPRRPSELLEYSQGRCAPCCGCAVRCQRFFIARVGEDWVFLILLGLVMALVSWAMDFAIATCLQAQKWMYGGLDTNVMLQYLAWVTYPTVLITFSAGFTQILAPQAVGSGIPEMKTILRGVVLKEYLTLKTFVAKVIGLTCALGSGMPLGKEGPFVHIASMCAALLSRFLSFFGGIYENEARNTEMLAAACAVGVGCCFAAPIGGVLFSIEVTSTFFAVRNYWRGFFAATFSAFIFRVLAVWIKDEETITALFKTRFRLDFPFDLQELPAFAVIGIASGFGGALFVYLNRKIVQCMRRQKTINRFLMKKRLLFPALVTLLISTLTFPPGFGQFMAGQLTQKDTLVTLFDNRTWAKQEPSDEFEYIGILEAWRHPRSNVFITLVVFILMKFWMSALATTIPVPCGAFMPVFVIGAAFGRLVGESMAAWFPDGIHTDSNTYRIVPGGYAVVGAAALSGAVTHTVSTAVIVFELTGQISHILPVMIAVILANAVAQSLQPSLYDSIIRIKKLPYLPELGWGHHEKYNVRVEDIMVRDVPYVSLNCKYRDLQHVLQTTKMKSLALVDSAESMILLGSIERAQVGALLGQQLHPQRRLQALRQKAWASADDGRRFSEASVCFQISTEASSFTPARSGSRKPLKPALKRVPSVPTDGSPAGATDSSSIALKSLFCANSAAEPAEAQGQAPRKAKHVRISVTEDLDLGDRMTPAEILDWEEQQLEQNVDFSSAQIDPAPFQLVERTSLHKTHTIFSLLGLDHAYVTSIGRLVGMVSLKELRKAIEGSLTAKGVKVLPPLASFRRSSTSAGELDTTDLRQLWDRHQHHSMPREAGPDDGDTSK
- the CLCN2 gene encoding chloride channel protein 2 isoform X3, whose translation is MYGGLDTNVMLQYLAWVTYPTVLITFSAGFTQILAPQAVGSGIPEMKTILRGVVLKEYLTLKTFVAKVIGLTCALGSGMPLGKEGPFVHIASMCAALLSRFLSFFGGIYENEARNTEMLAAACAVGVGCCFAAPIGGVLFSIEVTSTFFAVRNYWRGFFAATFSAFIFRVLAVWIKDEETITALFKTRFRLDFPFDLQELPAFAVIGIASGFGGALFVYLNRKIVQCMRRQKTINRFLMKKRLLFPALVTLLISTLTFPPGFGQFMAGQLTQKDTLVTLFDNRTWAKQEPSDEFEYIGILEAWRHPRSNVFITLVVFILMKFWMSALATTIPVPCGAFMPVFVIGAAFGRLVGESMAAWFPDGIHTDSNTYRIVPGGYAVVGAAALSGAVTHTVSTAVIVFELTGQISHILPVMIAVILANAVAQSLQPSLYDSIIRIKKLPYLPELGWGHHEKYNVRVEDIMVRDVPYVSLNCKYRDLQHVLQTTKMKSLALVDSAESMILLGSIERAQVGALLGQQLHPQRRLQALRQKAWASADDGRRFSEASVCFQISTEASSFTPARSGSRKPLKPALKRVPSVPTDGSPAGATDSSSIALKSLFCANSAAEPAEAQGQAPRKAKHVRISVTEDLDLGDRMTPAEILDWEEQQLEQNVDFSSAQIDPAPFQLVERTSLHKTHTIFSLLGLDHAYVTSIGRLVGMVSLKELRKAIEGSLTAKGVKVLPPLASFRRSSTSAGELDTTDLRQLWDRHQHHSMPREAGPDDGDTSK